A region from the Cannabis sativa cultivar Pink pepper isolate KNU-18-1 chromosome 9, ASM2916894v1, whole genome shotgun sequence genome encodes:
- the LOC115722637 gene encoding putative glycine-rich cell wall structural protein 1, translating into MMKGFSIANFSFIIFVLVLMLATLLSLDKNGSCLCMKLLSDGRNNSNNKYYYFNIRRKLISNADCDDDDNNPDNGYDHDQGDENNNNNNNVEDGDGGSSSGSGSGGGGGGGGGGGGGGNGGGYGEGFGYGGGGNNGGGGRGGSKSAKGGGGGGGGGGGR; encoded by the coding sequence ATGATGAAGGGATTCTCTATTGCTAATTTCAGCTTTATCATATTTGTGTTAGTATTAATGTTAGCCACGTTATTGTCATTAGACAAAAATGGCTCCTGTCTTTGCATGAAATTATTATCAGATGGTcgtaataatagtaataataaatattactaTTTCAATATTCGTAGAAAGTTGATTAGTAATGCTGattgtgatgatgatgataataatcCAGATAATGGTTATGATCATGATCAAGgagatgaaaataataataataacaataatgtaGAAGATGGAGATGGCGGCAGCAGTAGCGGTAGCGGTAGTGGTGGTGGAGGTggcggaggaggaggaggaggaggaggtggTAATGGAGGTGGATATGGCGAAGGTTTCGGGTATGGTGGCGGTGGTAATAAcggaggaggaggaagaggcGGTAGCAAAAGTGCTAAAGGTGGCGGCGGTGGAGGTGGCGGCGGCGGCGGCCGGTAG